The sequence tcctccctccccgtggTGATAGCCGGGTCTGTAAAGCATGTATTTGTCCAAGGAAAGTAGGTGGAGCTATAGCTGTTTTTAGAAGGATTTGTCATCTTCTGACCTATTTTGTGCAGCAAAACAAGTTTTAGACTAGTGACCATTAGGCATAAAAACAGCATCTACAAAGTACAGAGGAGCCCGGACTGCTGTAAGGATGGGAAAATGCCATTTCTCCTTCTTGAAGGCCATGGCCTCTTACCATGCATCTAACGAAAATCCAAACCAAAGCACACTGATTTCCCTTATGCAGCCTCAGAGATTCATCACTCCTAAGTAAATTAACTACCTGTTCACTCAGGCTGTCTGGTTTTGTAGTACGCCATTACAGATCTTATCTTCCTTTCGGGTAAAACGTAGGGTTGAGGTTATGACCTATAGAAAGTTCCTAAGAATAGCTGATCAAAGCCACAGGGAAGGCACTGATTTCAACTTTGCAAGTATTAGTATTAGCGAGAGTTGTTTTACATGGAGAATTTGCACAAGTCTATTTGGCTcctacatggaaaaataaaattcagaggaGCTCGCTACCTACAGTCAAGCTCATCTGAGAAAACACAAGTGCTGTTTTTGAACtcagatacagaaaataaaaagatgtattGCTTTCTCAGAATTTTAGATTAGATCAAGAAGAAAAGAtcaaagttctgctttttttttggcatggaaAATAGTTACACAGTTTGTAACAGTTGGCATTTTTCAGTGTATTGTTCTAGTCTTCCTAAATGAAATACCAGACTGCTTGAAAAATGTATCAAAACAAAATGCAGGTGTCATATACACCTGTTAGACCAAAAAGTTACCAATAGCCCACTTAAAACACGTTTTCAGTAGCTGTATTTGAAACAGAAACGTCTATTCCACCACAGAGCATTCCTACTACACCACCTTTgtatttccaaagcattttacttaatttattttcatttgcattttaatagtgCCTGTGATCCTAAGGTCTTTTAGAAACGTGAGATAGGAAAGTATGTGATTCCCATTTTACAAGCAGACTAATAGATGTCCAGAGGCTGATGTTTTCCAGGGCCATGCAGGAAACTTAGACAGAGATGTAATTTCTTGAATGCTAGTACTGTCTGATAGCCAAAGACCACCTAGGATCTGCTTTTAATTGAATCATTAGCTCATTATTGTGTAGtatattggttttggtttttttttcgtttATAAATATGGATAGTTTGACAGTCTCCCTTCTACTCAGTCACAAAATTGattaaaattgaaacaaaatccATGTCCATATTCTTCTAGAGACTGCATGCAGTACTTCAGTTTAATGCAAATACTGCAGAGACAGAGCTAAACTGACCTTGAGATCAGCCACACAGGCCCGTCTCTGGCTCAGACTGCACTGTGATCAATCTCATACGACACCACTTTCCTagattaaatactttaaaagttaAAACCCATCTTTACTCATTAAAATCAGAGTTTTCTATGCCATTCAGGCACTTACACCTGAATGCTGAGATGCTTAAAACTGTATGTGATTACCTAGGTTTGGAAAGAATGCACAAGACAGGTAAATTATGCTTCATACTAGAGTTCTCATGCTCTGGGGAATGATTTAACATTGCACCCACTCATGTAATTCATATTTTTCATTAACTGCAAtggagagaaaatataaatatttgtacTGCAGTTACAGCTGTTTTCGTTTAATGCTGGTGCAGGTTTTCCTTGTTGTGGTATCTTGGTCACTGTTGCTGATAGTTGCAACAACGCTATGGGCGTCAGGAGAAGAATGCTGGCTTTATTAGATGTTCCACTGCAGGCAAATGGCTTGGAAAGCTTTGTCTGCGCTAGCGTATCTGACTGAGGCCGCTGGTCCAGGAAGTGTGTGTGGAACCGCTGTGTGGAAACCGTAGAAGCAAAGCACATACAAGCTGTCAAACAGCCATCAATGTTTTTAgtacttttcattttcataacCCCAAGGGATATTCATCAACACACTTGAATCACAGTATATATGATTATATACTGTGTATGTATGGTATAAAATGATTCTGCCTGTCCACATGCATATTTTTGAGTTCCGGAAGCACAACAAGGTAGTCAggagtattttgtttttaaaaacaaccatGTACAAAGTACTGGGGTATATTCATAAAGACATCCTTATACAGTCTTGACAGCAAATTTAACTCCAGACAGCATTCCCTCCAGTGATCACAGCTGTATGCTCAGTCCTGAAATAATGAGTGTGAACTTTGAAGTGTAtgtggcctttttttccccttaactgtACACTCAGGCCCACTAGGGACAGATCTGAGACTATTACAACCATTTCACTCAGCACTTACTGCTTCTCATATCTAAAGATAAATTGGTGGGggagaggggcaaaaaaaaacctcttccaaCCCATAACACTAGGTGATATTGCATGCACTCTGTCTGAAGGTGTTAAAAAGGTAGTAAATAGAGAACATGCAGATCTAAGGCATAATGATTGTGAAAAGAAAAGGGAGTGTGCGAGGAGCCTTGTTTGCTTTGCATGGGCAGATGCCTGCAAAACCTGCCGCAGAACAGTGTGTTCATTGTGCTGCCTCTGAGCTGGTTGGGGTTGCAGAGCTGTTGTGCTCAGTAGTCACAGAGGTCCTTCGTTACCAGTTGCAGCTTCTGCCCTTGTTCagcctgttttgttttcagataccttctttctttccatgccctttcttggttttgtttctaaaacaCAATCATTTTTCTCTTGCCTAGAAGTGACTACTAGTGTTTTCTATGTTGTATGATGTCTGTTTATTTCTGTATGccataaacttttttatttttatttttcaagttgtcATGtccatatttttaatatttaccaATTTACCAaccaaatttactttttttttcctgtaaatagcTCATACTCTAAACATCATGGACTGCATGGCTTCTCAGTATCAACAATACATTTTTAACAGCAACATACgtttttctgaaatacagtgaaAGTGCTAACTGCATTTGCCATCTAAGATACCTCTCAGACGCAACCAACATCTCTGTAGAGATATTCCCAGTCTTTAGCAAGAGAAACTGAAAGCTCTGGGGGTTACGTGACTTCTGTAGGTCTACACGGGAGTCTGTAGCGTGACCTCCTTAGTCACCATaccatcccttctccccagggATAGGTGTATGACTTTACAGCTAAACTCTTACTAAAGACTATCTAATTTAAATGACAAAGAATGGGATTTCCATTCTGTATACACTCCAAGtcactctgaaagagaaatcttaGAGCTGACAGCTCATTAGTCTTAAACTGTACCAGATAATGGTTCAGCGGGCTTTGAGTGGCTTGTTACTGGTTAAATATACTGAAACAACAAGAAATGTTTAGCATCCTTCATCTcatcatgggggaaaaaaaaaaagtaattgttcaGGGTTGTGCTTTGTTTATTAAATTTGTGTCCTGTGAACTATGAAACTCAAATATTGTCAAttctttcaggaggaaaatgAGATCCCTGCCAGTGTTTTTGCAAAAGAGCCTATTCCCAGCATtacagagggaaaagaggagtcTGTGGATGAGAACAAAACACTGGAAGAAACCTTGCACACAGTGGAATTGGGTTCAGATGACGAAATGTTTCACGAAGAAGATGACGTGGATGACagtgcagaggagaaaacagaagaatcaAGAGCTGAGAAAATTAAAAGATCCAGCCTCAAGAAGGTAGACAGcctcaagaaagcattttcccgCCAAAACATCGAGAAGAAGATGAACAAGATCAGCACAAAGATTGTCTCGCCTGAACGGAGAGAAAAGATCAAAAAATCGCTTACTGTACATCATCagaaatcctcttcttcaaagGGTTCAGCTTTCAAAGTATCTCCCCTCACATTCAATGTGAAGAAAGTCCGTGAAGGAGAAAGCCCTGCTGAAGCTGAGGACAGACCAGCAGAACCTACAAGCAATGACCAAGCTGAGAATGAGGATGAAATGTCATTCGCTGACATGCACTCAGATATGACACCTACCACCTCACTGACCGAGGAGGGCAAAGCAGTAGCTGATTCTCTAGAGAAGGAAGCCAGAATGGAAGGGAACGCCATGATGAACAACAACATCGAGCTGTCCATTG comes from Numenius arquata chromosome 3, bNumArq3.hap1.1, whole genome shotgun sequence and encodes:
- the CAVIN2 gene encoding caveolae-associated protein 2 encodes the protein MGEAAGGSAVPPLPPSEAVGGQVNALTVLALLEKLVSMLEAVEGQQRQMEQRQRGLEGAVRGIQGDLGKLCRSHGATGEAVEKLLEKSRKVCAHTRAVRERLERQCDQVRRLEQHHAQLLRRDRFKVLIFQEENEIPASVFAKEPIPSITEGKEESVDENKTLEETLHTVELGSDDEMFHEEDDVDDSAEEKTEESRAEKIKRSSLKKVDSLKKAFSRQNIEKKMNKISTKIVSPERREKIKKSLTVHHQKSSSSKGSAFKVSPLTFNVKKVREGESPAEAEDRPAEPTSNDQAENEDEMSFADMHSDMTPTTSLTEEGKAVADSLEKEARMEGNAMMNNNIELSIVEDDEEYGMPLEVPSQKLYDERNNPVSGEMEQSDEETTQAAVLQIDQTA